The Osmia lignaria lignaria isolate PbOS001 chromosome 1, iyOsmLign1, whole genome shotgun sequence nucleotide sequence GGTCTAatcattttggaaatttttctctctttcttttttaaattatttttttaaatatttgtgtaTCTTCGGTGACTAGTAtttcaaaatttgcaaaattctgCAAAAGATCCAGGTCCCTGTCCTGGATACTTTGATCAGGGCCATCGAGCATTGTGTTTTTCCATTCTTTTGTCGCTGAAACGACAGTCGAAACCATCTCGTTGGCACAGTTTTCATAGAGGACAGGAAAAAATAGGTAAAACTGCGTGCAGCATCTGTCGCGGTGACCGGAAATCTCGAGCTATTCTTCCGTTTTACGAGCGATCCATCGTTCATGACGTTTAACTGGCAAAAGTAGAACCACGAAAAACAAAAAGTGGCTCACTTTCGTTGCCGTTCGATCTCGTACAGTAAACGCGAAGTTAGCCACGTTTTCGCGAAAGTGTGTTTATTAGGAAAGAGATCGAGCTAATTGGAGATAAAGTAGGCGTAATTGCTTGGACTTTCTTTCCAAGTGTGTTCCCTCTGTGAATTAAAACTCATTTCAACTGGCTGCCCTCATTTGAGAACGTTCAACGTAAAATTTGTTGCAcaaaatagataaaataaattCCTATTTATAAATTCATGGATAATAcgaatttgtaatttaatttttatttattttgtaattctgCTGATCGTTATCGTAGATGGGATACACTCGAATAATTAGATggaaaaacatttttcaatttaatttataacgCTATATACCGCTTGACTACATTTCATGGCGAGCGAATATGTTAATTAACAGTCGGAAATGAGAGCAgccaattacaaaatttttgacTGGTAACGTGTACTAATTAGTTCGCTAGTGTTTCTGAATGAAGCGAACAGGCGTTAATTACAAGAAACGGAAAGAAATTTGGTGTTGCACCGGATGAATTAAGTAGCCAGGTGATTAATCAATCGCACAGTGACCGACAGAAGTGATCAATGTGGGTCCTTCTTGCATTCCTGAAgtgaaaatgaagagactcgGTCGACCCGAAATTCGAGACCCCATCTGGTATTTTTCTCTGACAAAGTTTCTGATTTCAAGAAGAGAGGTCAAAGGgggaataaattattaaaatgatgaATAAATTTAGCTACGAATGGTAGAAACTTTATATTTGGTGAGAATTTCGTTACATCATTGTGGAATGTtgttaaatgttaataaaattagaGTTACTAGCGGGCGACACGTTTCACTTTctcaatttttctctttttttaattcatacaTTATGTATCCAAGTGTTCTGTCGATGATATTATTTCGAACTTCTGACACCATCATTGGGAACTCTCTAtccaataaatatttaaatcgcGTGTCATTCTGCGATCGTTCTTTGGATCTTAAAATCATTTTGCACTGTGCTGAATTATTGAAGGAATAATAGACAAATAGAAGAATAGGAAAATAGGAATATAGGAAAAGAGAAATCGGACTcgggaaaaattggaaaatagagTGCAAGAAAGTTGAgaaatggaaaatggaaaatagctcacagtgaaatgaaaaatacagAGATAGGAAAATTGGAACTTTGGAAAATATAAAACTGAAagtatggaaaatgaaaaaacagaaattcagaaaatagaagaatagaCAATGGTGGCATAGAAAGGCTAGCAAATGAGATGCAACGGTTCATAGGGGTATAGATATCTCGGCCAGTTTCGAGATGCAACGGGTGGTCAGGATGCGCGTGAAAGCTCGTTGCAGTCACCGATAACCCGTATCTCCTCGCAGGGACATGAATTCCTGGATCGAATTGGCATAGAATACCGTCGACCCACTTATACACTGTGACTACTTTCACTTGCTGCAACTGGCCACGCGACTGGCTACCAAGAATTCCCGAATAATCCTCCGGTGTCTGGCCCACGTTCGATCAACTTTCGGTCACTTTCATCGAGCCTCCGACGACCAACCAATACAGTATGAGCCATGTGATCGATTATactaatttaaacaatttttctcaCGTAATTAGTACATTgctatatataatgtaatgtgcaatATGCACAGAGTGCatcaaaaagtaatttttaatatgtttaaaagatatgaaatCTTTTTCAAAGGTTTTATTTTTCTGGGttcaatatttaaaacaaaaaaaattattgtgaattgtataaattaatttattaaattttactacATTTACGTGCAAAATGTTTGAGTATCGTAATTTTAACAGGAAAATGTTTGATTACTTATTCGATGGGAGTAACGCGGATATGGTTGAAGTTTATAGGTGCAACTACTTTCTGTCGAGTTTCTATGAGACTGTTTTTCTACCTTACTTTTATCACACGATCGTTCGGAGAAAGTTGAACATTGGTTGGTTTCAGTTTTCCACCGTGGGAATTTCTGTGAGTTTGTACGATTGAAAaacaaattaacaaataatGGTTGTGCAATCCTTTTTCTTCACTGCCTCGAAAATTTCTTGAAGACCGCATTCCTCTGCAATTTTGGTCGATGTTCTAACAATGGAAAAAAAATCTGATTAACTATAAAAATAGATATTTCAGATCCTTATAcgtataaaaattgttaatttcttCAGGATAGGATAAAGAGTTTAAAtagtttttaatgattttaatagcATTCACACTTTCGAATGACTCTCTCCAACTCGTTTTGGGTAGTTGAAGAGAAATACCTAGGAGCATGGAATAATAATTGCTTTTTCACGGGAAATTGATGGGTAATTGTAATAATTCTACGAACATTAACAGCTGACTGATGTGAGATTGAATATAGTTAATTGATACTTAATGGCAAATAGCATTTTTAATACTTAACGaaattatttttgatcagaaattatattttttattaccaTTCATTAACTGTTTTTGTATGAAAGAATAGAAAGTTGTTAGTAGGATTAAGtttgagaaattgaaaaaattttgaattaaaatgatTGTAATTACCTTGTTGCCAAGTTCCAAAGAATATTCTGCAAAGCGTTTGATCCAGCTTCTCCACCAGTTAGGATCACCTCGCATATTGATCTCTTTTCACAAATGATCGATGACTCACTGATTCGAGCCTGTTTATGTTCTGCAGGCAAGTCAGCTACTCTCCATTTGGATAAAACGATATTAGGATCCCTGCAGTGATTCGTTTACAGTTAGAATTGgaacaaaatgcagttgcatttTGCAACTGCAGCGATGCAGAAATCTGCATAAAAGTGTCCTTTGTACTTACGTCGTGTTATTCACTTTTACAATGTTTGGAGTCAATGCAGCAACCAATAAGCCAATAGGTAGAAACGCGCCGATTAGGTGGAGGATCTTTTTCCATGGTGAAACTCTGGAAATGAATGCAGCAGGATAATTAGCCAAACAGTTCCGGTAATTGAGTTTCATTGTTTGAATCTCTTTTATTGCTGAATGTGGCCATTTGAGAAaagaaaactttttaaattcttatgAATGAAAGGAAATagtaaacaataaaattttgcaaataaattattaaaaagaaagctGGGAATAAGAGAAAACactgggaaaaaaaaaatttgaaaatgaccTCCACTTTCAGAATGAAATATTCAGAGGAAGATGGAGAGAGATAATAAAAATCTACAAAAATTGGGAAAAGGAAAGTTAAATCCTAATAAAATCCCATCTAAGAAAAAAGTGCAAACCGTGAAAGCAGGAAAAGAGAAACATACAAATCTTTACCTCTCTCTAACAGGATAACTCGTGCGATGATCATTAACCATCTCGACCTGATGATATCCAACAGGTGGCTGGTGAAAAGGATAAGGAAAGTTCTTCGTCCTGGTGAAAGATGACTCTTGAAAATAAACAGCTCCATCATGTGGCCTCTTGAATGCATCTAAATCATGAACATTTTGTTGATAAGCTTGTTGATCATAATATCCAGGATAATATTGATTCCTCGAAGGATCACTATTAGAAAATCCTTCGAGCTCTTGTTTCTGTGGGCCACTCTGAAACTTGGATGGTTTCCCCAAATAATTCTTCACATTTTGCTCATTAACTGGCTTCTCCAGGTTCTGAAAGGCTTGTGGATCTATTAAATCATACTGTGCTCCTACATTCCCAGTCGATTGATGATGATGACCCTGATTCTTCAACAACTCTCCATAATAAATCTTAGGCACATCCACTGACTGATCCTGGAACTTCACATAGACATTTTGCTGCAACCCTTCTCTTCTATCCTCATCCAAAGATCCAACATTTTCTGGATAACCTTGAAGAGCTTCCTGGTGATCAGCCTGAAGTGCAGGTTGATAAACCACCCCAAGATTGTTCAATTGATGATAGGAAACTGGATCAACCTCGTTCTCAAACCTGATATGATGTACATTGTTGAAAGGACTGCTGATCCTGGACTCCTTGATCTCTCCAAGATGAATACTCGGTTTGAATTCTCTGGAATCGTTGTTGTCGTCAGCGATGGCGAAGGTTAGCTTACTGTAAGTTTCTATGGTGGTCGTGGACTCTGTAGTCGTAGTAGACACCAAGGAAAATTGATCTTCGTTTGATTCCTCGAAGAACTTCACCGCTGATTTCTCTTCATCATTGGGAggattttgaatttcttcaaggTTCTTTGCTTGCAGAATGAAATTTGTTGGCGATAGAAGGATGAAGATTAGGAGATTCAATGCGAAGCACATTTTGATGGGGTTTTTAATATTGTCTCGAAGGAGAGATGATGGTGGAGGAGGTCGTTCCCATCGCGACGTGTTTGTTGGACTAAACAGACGCTTTGGCGGATAGACGCCTTTAACTTGCGACAGAGTCGCTTTTCTAAAAAGCGTGAAGATTTCGTCTGTTAATCGCCAGGCCTCACTCTAATTGTCGTTGACAAAAGTGCTCGTTTAGTTCCGCCATGTGTTTCAGGATTTTCTTAAGACTTACTTTTGCTTTGAATCAATTGTCTCGAATGGGTCATTGTTAACGATTACTGGGTCATTTCTAATTTATCTGTTAAAACTGTGGGCTAACATTGCAATCAttcaaaatatgattatttttttctgatcttctaattttttctaatttttttctaaattttctaatttaaactttccacttgctaccttgtataattaataattatctcagTCACCAATAAGTTCAATGGCAACCACCAGgttaatatttctaatacaCAATCTATATTATCATCTGCTGTGTTAGACATGAGAATTTCCACTTTGTTAAGATCGTCAGGATGTTAGGATCACGATGGCGTGGTCGGAACGAAAGTGGCCGGAAAAATAAGGAAGAAAGGACAACCGCGAAAGGGGATAGCCTAGATGTCAGGACGATATTCACACATCGACAACCAGTTTCCAAGGAAAGTATACTTCGgaataatgaaatgtttttaCTGTCAGGAACGTGTCGGAGCGACTCGTTGAACGCTCACGAAGATGTATCAACGACTGACacgcgttttcaacgagatttCTCGTCTAATTCTGGGACACTTTTCACGCTGATATACCCTCACGAAAAAAACGAACGCCCAGAGTTTTCCAATGCGTATCGTGCTTTTTACATTCGCACTTTTCTCCGAGGTTCATTCATAAAACTTTCAACCGCAATTAATTTTCCTAGACATCTTGTATTGCAGATATTAATGAGTGGCATATATGATTATTTTCGTCAGACTTTAAGCTTTGATTTCATATAGTATAAGTGTTATTTTGCAACACTTTTATGTCACGAAATTTTCTTGGACTTCGAGTGCTTTCGAAATCAGTCATTGTTCTCTATAATTAATGACCAGCCATTTTGTGTGAGGAATATTCACGAGTcctttatgtaattattttcgtTAGACTTCAAGCTTTAATTTCATATATCATAAGTGTTATTCTGagaaacttttatgtcatcaatttATTTCAAGCTAAACTGATTTCCAAATCATCAACATTAACCTAGCAGATGATCTAAATGATCGTATCATTTGAATAATCATTGTTACAGTGTTCCATACTACATATCGCCATTTTCACTGTGCCAATAAACATGCTAATTGTACGCTCGCCTAAAGAGAGAAGTTGTAGAAATGATTTATCTCGCATCTAACATGCTAGCCTTCGTCCAGTTCCCTCCACTTGACCTCCGTCAGAAAATAGGGTCAGACTCTCGCCGCACGCTGATAAAACACGTCTTAGAAAgtttttttcacccctttttCTGCTCTTTGCTCACATTCCGTGAAACGATGCAATAAAACGTTTTTCCTCTGTTCTTACTACCTGGCCCAGAGAAAACCGATGGGCATTGTTGTTCATCGACTTCCTGTTTCTGCTGGACTTCAATCTCTTCGTTTCTCTTCgaattgtaattgaaaaatttacaattttccaGCTATCTTGTAATTTCcaatttgaaaagtgaaatgatCGTATTTGGAATAATTCAGGGTTAACCCTTTAATTACTAAGGGTGATTACAGTTATCCATCGGTAATTGATTACATACGCAAAGAGTTTGTTTGGAATAATTCAGGGTTAACCCTTTAATTACTAAGGGTGATTACAGTTATCCATCGGTAATTGATTACATACGCAAAGAGTTTGTTTGAACAGTATTTATCGTTACTTTAACCCTGAATGAATTACAGTTAGTTAACCTTTTTAGTTTCATTGTCCGGAAGCCTGTAGCTGTAATTCACAGAGAGACCTATTTGCAGCAtcatcttcttttctttttattcttgaaAACTTCATCATCCGCACAGTTTCTCCGACAAAGCAATACTCCGAAGAGGAACAACGTGCAAATCACCGCATGTTCAGAGGACTACATGCTCGTGTTCCCCTTCCGTTTAAGTCAGCCGACAACGAAAGTAGACGTTCCCTGTATACACACACGACAGGCGTCggttctttcttcattttctgttttttcctttttacaaACCTATCCTGATGCTCCTTTTCGCGGTTATCTACGCCTCGAACGACCCAATTCTGGTTTCGAGTAGGCCAACCGACCGCCATACCGGAATCGGAAGAGAAAAATCATGTTGCAACAGTAAAGCggaaattatttcattcaattGGGATCCTTTTATTTCGAGGGTCAATGATAACcgcaataatttaatttatataatttatgcgATCAAtaactattttaatttataatttatgccATGAAATTACATTTGAACGTTCGTATATCAAATTACAtttgacggaccatggagagagtcctaattttcatttaattccgTTCAATAACAATGAAACGAGAAACTCGTCTCGAAGGAGGATCACAATGGGTTTGTGGGTCGAGGATGCAAAAATGATGGTCCATGGATCGGAAGTTGCTCGTAAAACGGAAACGTTAGACCAGCATTTCACAAGAGGAATTTCACAGcaaagagggaaaaaagaacCGCAGGTTTCTGGGCCGAGAAAGCGAAAAAATCACGAAACGATCGACTGTTCGGTCGATAGATCATTGACCACGATCGACTAATGCTGGATAAAGTTCTGTTTTTTTCTCCCCCATTGTCCTTAATCGACGAAAGAGTTatggaataaattttctgtGGAACAATGGGAGGTCCTTGTTACTATTTAAAGATAATCGCCATGATTGTGTTCCCCGGCAATTTGCGATTAGAAACGCGATGAACTCGACGAGATTTTGCAGAGTACTCTCGTTTAAATTTCTTAGGCACACTTACGTGTCATTAAAAtgtttaacaaaaatttcattCGTAAATATTGAGTAACAGAAAGTTGtaatttctaaaattgaaaGTTGCTGAAGATCGATCATATTATAGACGAATAAATCAAAGTTAAATGAGACAAATTAGAAATGAGGCTAATTGTTTATTGAACACaggaaaatgtaatttattgcAATCAACGATGAAGAACTTGAAAGTAAGTGTCAACTTCGAGAAACCGGTTTCATAGATCAATCACCTATTAAACGAGGTTTTAGATCATCGTAATTCATAGGATACCTGCAAAAATTCATAGCTATTGTTTATTGAAGTATCAGAAAAATGCTGGACGAGTACTTGACGTTATACCTAAACAGAAAAAGCATCGTGTAAAGTAGTTGTTGATTGTCCACGCTGGAGCAATTAGTGCATGACGGATCCTGACTTTTTCATGATAATCCGCCTTGAAGATCGTCCACGAATcaagatttttttcttttttccttggtCCTTGAAATTCCTGAATCAAACCACTTTGGTTCACGACAGAAAATCAAACTGGAAGAACCGAGGACTTAAAATTAATCAGAGAAAATTTTGGAAACTTCTGCTGACGAAttaagaaatttgaataatcaagcactaaattaaaaatttcaaaaaatttacaattttgaaATCTCTGAATTCTGAAATCTCTTTCAAAGCATCAGCACTCTATAAAGCTATCGGTCAAGATCGAATtatgttaaaaatttaaatgtcTATTAAAAATCTATGCCAATTCTGGCCGAATCGTCGATCCCAGGACGACAATTATCATGGAagaggaaacgatgcgagagaTGCCGAGATAGGAATAGAAGAACGTAGACCGCGTCCGTTCTCCAGGTGACCAAGGTGTGCAAAGCGTGAACAACGTGTGCAACACGAGGCTAGGAGAAGGACGGAAAATGGACCAAGTCACCAGGAAGTGGGGACCTGGATTAAAAGCAAACGAGGGCAACGTCTCGGCGACAGAGCCATCTCGGACCTTGAAGAGTCGAGGTCGAGAGCAAGTCGACGCGTTCTTTGCTTCATTGCTCGCTCGGTGCTT carries:
- the LOC117606350 gene encoding uncharacterized protein LOC117606350; its protein translation is MTHSRQLIQSKNEIFTLFRKATLSQVKGVYPPKRLFSPTNTSRWERPPPPSSLLRDNIKNPIKMCFALNLLIFILLSPTNFILQAKNLEEIQNPPNDEEKSAVKFFEESNEDQFSLVSTTTTESTTTIETYSKLTFAIADDNNDSREFKPSIHLGEIKESRISSPFNNVHHIRFENEVDPVSYHQLNNLGVVYQPALQADHQEALQGYPENVGSLDEDRREGLQQNVYVKFQDQSVDVPKIYYGELLKNQGHHHQSTGNVGAQYDLIDPQAFQNLEKPVNEQNVKNYLGKPSKFQSGPQKQELEGFSNSDPSRNQYYPGYYDQQAYQQNVHDLDAFKRPHDGAVYFQESSFTRTKNFPYPFHQPPVGYHQVEMVNDHRTSYPVRERVSPWKKILHLIGAFLPIGLLVAALTPNIVKVNNTTDPNIVLSKWRVADLPAEHKQARISESSIICEKRSICEVILTGGEAGSNALQNILWNLATRTSTKIAEECGLQEIFEAVKKKDCTTIIC